The following proteins come from a genomic window of Azoarcus sp. PA01:
- the bzdN gene encoding benzoyl-CoA reductase, bzd-type, subunit N: MNDGLFDQFKEWYEKRHDYARAWKARTGGQVVATMCTYSPEELLIAAGMLPVRVLGAHEPQNVTEPHIFGMFCPFCRDSLAQGLLGRYDYAEGVTLTQSCIQYRQTYSSWRQNVPTVKWDYYVAMPNDVQSPHSRKAHVAEVQRFRVFLQTLIGKEITDDMLRESLAVVDENRRLLRELSDYRKETNPQVTGVEALYASITAQFIDKREHNEQLKKVLAALPKRNLDRPQGARFMTIGSENDDVAFMAMVESVGATIVIDDQCSGTRYFWNASKPEDDAIKAIAERYCDRPACPTKDYPVHTRYDHVLNLAKEYNVQAAIFLQQKFCDPHEGDYPDLKRHLEANGIPTLFLEFDITNPIGPFRIRIEAMLETLSEEELF; encoded by the coding sequence ATGAACGACGGATTGTTTGACCAGTTCAAGGAGTGGTACGAGAAGCGTCACGACTACGCGCGAGCCTGGAAGGCACGCACGGGCGGGCAGGTGGTCGCGACGATGTGTACCTATTCGCCGGAGGAATTGCTGATCGCTGCGGGCATGCTGCCGGTGCGCGTGCTCGGTGCCCATGAGCCGCAGAACGTCACTGAACCGCACATCTTCGGCATGTTCTGCCCGTTCTGTCGCGACTCGCTCGCCCAGGGCCTGCTCGGCCGCTACGACTACGCCGAAGGCGTCACGCTGACGCAGTCGTGCATCCAGTATCGCCAGACCTACAGCTCGTGGCGCCAGAACGTCCCGACGGTGAAGTGGGACTACTACGTCGCGATGCCCAACGACGTGCAGTCGCCGCATTCGCGCAAGGCCCATGTCGCCGAAGTGCAGCGCTTCCGCGTGTTCCTGCAGACGCTGATCGGCAAGGAAATCACCGACGACATGCTGCGCGAATCGCTCGCCGTGGTCGATGAGAACCGCCGCCTGCTGCGCGAGCTCTCCGACTACCGCAAGGAAACGAATCCGCAGGTCACTGGCGTCGAAGCGCTGTACGCGTCGATCACCGCCCAGTTCATCGACAAGCGCGAGCACAACGAGCAGCTGAAGAAAGTGCTCGCGGCGCTGCCGAAGCGCAATCTCGATCGTCCGCAGGGCGCGCGCTTCATGACCATCGGTTCGGAGAACGACGACGTCGCGTTCATGGCGATGGTCGAATCGGTCGGGGCGACGATCGTAATCGACGACCAGTGCTCAGGCACCCGTTACTTCTGGAACGCCTCGAAGCCCGAAGACGACGCCATCAAGGCGATCGCCGAGCGCTACTGCGACCGCCCGGCGTGTCCGACGAAGGACTACCCGGTCCACACGCGTTACGACCACGTGCTGAATCTGGCGAAGGAATACAACGTCCAGGCCGCGATCTTCCTGCAGCAGAAGTTCTGCGACCCGCACGAGGGCGACTACCCGGACCTGAAGCGTCACCTCGAAGCGAACGGCATCCCGACGCTGTTCCTCGAATTCGACATCACGAACCCGATCGGCCCGTTCCGCATCCGCATCGAAGCGATGCTCGAGACGCTGAGCGAAGAAGAGCTGTTCTGA